Sequence from the Larimichthys crocea isolate SSNF chromosome XXIII, L_crocea_2.0, whole genome shotgun sequence genome:
ggagggggagaaggaagagaggggagaaagagaagaaagagaagaaggggagagggaaaaaatgaagagaggggagaagggggaaaagggggggaggggaaGAAGGGGGAGAAGCGGAGGAGGGGGAAAGGGAGGTagagggaaagaggggaaggggagagggagaaataaagagagagaagagggaagaaaaggaggggggggagggaaggagggggggggagagaagaaggagagggggaggaagaaaaaaggagggagatggtgaaagaaaagaaaaggaggtggaagtgaaagaagaacaagacgaagaagagaaaggagaagatagagggaggcagaagaaagaagggaggggaagaaaggaagagatagagttgaaaaagaaagaaaaggggagaagaaagaaggggggggggagaaattaaaaaaaagagggaagaaaggGAGGGGGAAGAGGGAcagaaggggagagaaagaaataaaagaaagaagaaaagaaggaaagggaacaaaaagaggagggaacggagggaaaaaaagaagggaagaagagTGGAGAGGGAGGTATGAGGAGACAGGGGGAATCGGGtgaaaagaggggaggggaaaaaaaaaaagacaaaaaaaaaaaaacagagagggaagggaagaaataaaaagaagacgaggaggaagaagagaggtaGAGTATAAAAGAAAAGGGAAGGGTGGAAGAAGACCAAGAACAatggaaggagaagaaaaaaatcagagaggAAAAACGACAAAGGGGGACAGGAAGAGAAGGtaaagaaatgagagaggaaaacataaaaaacgaTGGGGAGGAAGAAGGTAatggaaaaagataaaagaaataaagaggcGTAAAGGAAAAATGggggaagagaagaaagggggaACAAGACAGGTGGGGGGCTAGTGGGTGAGGTGAGGTAAATGAatcagaggaagagatggaacAGCAAAACATAGGGCTGATgcaagtacaaaaacaaaacaacagggTATTTATTGAAAGATGAAGAAGGGCAGGAAAAACCGAGAATACGATCTGCGGAGAGGATCACCAGACTAGGATAACATAGATTGTGAGCATAAGCTGAGACGCAGGAAAACGTGAGAAGAGAACAGGAGGAGATTAAGAGGGACTAGAAATAGCAAGGATGAGAAAACTTTATACGGAGCCAGGCATGATGGGGAAAACATAGCAGTCGATGAATCACGCAAGAAGGTGTTGTTGAGAAAGGACGGGACGCTTAGTTCTCTACTAAGAAGAGAAAGGCTTCAAAATTTAGTACAAGACGGATGCGCAGCGTGGGAAATCAGAAATTCAGAAAAAGGAGATAaaacaagaccaaaaaaaaaagagagcaaaccaaagaacaaaacaaaaagacagacaaagagcaTGAATGGGGAGAGCGGTAagtaaacagaagaaaatatacGGGAACGTGGCAGTTTGGAACACATGGTTCGCGGACTACACGACAtggagtggaaaaaaagaaatgttaaaggGAATTGGCATAAGGTGAATGGAAGCGTGGGGGGAGAGCAAACGGGGTAACACGGGAGAAAATAAAGCACTATGACTTAGGTACGAACGACAAATGATGTAGTATTGGTAAGCAAAAGGCTTGTACTGTGGGCTGTTGGAGGGAATAGCGCTGGGTCGAGGAGGAAATAGCAGCGTGCGGGTGTGTGCGGGGGATGGGACCCCTCATAGGGGTAACAACACATGGGAGAATTTGGCACTGAGGTGGTGTAATAACAAAAAACTGGAGCATCCTTCAGGTGTATGAGAGTTGGGTGAATGCGATATAATTAGGTAGCAATACGAGGGAGCGTAGGGGTGCAGAGTTGCAGAATGGGCCAACGcacgaaaaaaaagaaaataaaagggTGCGGGGAGTTGGGAGTGATCACAAAAAGCTGGGAACGATCAAGTTGGGAGAGAATGCGTCAAATAATCGGACTGATTGTGGGTACAAGCAAAAAGCTACGCAATAGTTGACAAATCTGGAGTagcatagaaaaacaaaatagaagATGGATTGAGCAGAGTAAGTATTGATGGACCGACACCAGTATTATGCAATTGACCCAGTAGCTAACAGACTTGTAGTTTGTGAGTACGATCGTTGACGTAACCAATCGAAAAATGACTAGAGATGTAGCAACCATTTACTCAATTCTCAACCCAAGGGGGAGGATAGACGGTAGTTTGGTACGTGGTGACACTGGCTGACAACAAAGGAATAAGAGAGTGGCCCAGATTAAATGTGGAATGTTATGGAAAAAGCTACAGTAGCAGACCAAGAAGTCCATATAAGTAGGATTTGGTCGTTATGTTTTGGTGAGGATAAAGGCAGTCGGACTCCGGAGGTGCATGTGAACAGAGCTGAGATGGCTATATTGTCGTATGACGTGTGTATAGAACCCTTGGGTATAAAGAGAGACCTTGGCGGGCACGGTTTGATGTCTTTTAGTTTTGTCTACATCTCCTGGTATATTCTTCCGGGAAAGCTACCACCGGGTTTGGTGATGCTGCCTGGTTATTGATAAGAGTTATTCTAGTGCCAATTACAGCATACCAAGCAGACACCACCGGGGATGGCATTGAAGATGGGTGAGTAGGATCATAATCTGGTCAGAAAGAAAGCAGGCTACAAACGGGCACCAAAGGACCTCCCAGTTCCTGATGTTAACCAACGACAGCGAATTGAAGAAAGGAACACTATGATAGTAAGTACACAGAATACCGAAGTAGGCGTAACTGGAGGCTAAAATTGCACTTATTGGAACACGTGAATGACTTGTCCAGTTAGAACATCGTACCTCGAGGACGAACGTAAACAACAATGGGACCATTATCCAATCAATTCCTACCTTCTCCAGCTGACTCACTGCTTTAATTTTACTGTTAAGCCAATCGCAACTCTTTATTTCGAGTACGTTGTCTAACATGCCTCTGGGCCTTTAGGTTAACCAACAGCGActtatttttgtctgtctgtatttccaCTACCCAATCCTCGCTCTGGCCCTTCCGTCTCATGCATTGTTGATAATCGTCCATCATAAAAACGATGAAAACAAGAGTCCGTTCTTTTGGCAGAACCAAGACCAATTCCAAGCCGCAAATGTGCTTGTTGAGCACACCTATTGAGCAATCTAGCAAGATGAATTACAGTAACAACCGTGCTCCACATCGACACTTGGGTggtgggggagagagaagaagaaagtgcaAATNNNNNNNNNNTGGCTTGtcatcgattaaaaaaaattaactaattaatcgcaaaaatctatcataaatatataatatatataataaaattaatctatcaaaaatgtatcaataaataaatgcattttctgagactgaagcttataatgaatatttatttatgtaaaatgatcaaattaatgtagaataaacacagagaaagtatatttaaatcattcatttattggcttaagggtgcacatatgcacagtgcaaatagaaaaaagccagaatgaggaaataactGACTACTGTATTGCCACACTCCTGAGTGTAGACTGGTCCCGTGGAGGTAGTTTcagccatagacatatatacatgagacgccgcattgaggcgggttggtcgttggtcgcgcatacgtaaacggcgccgccatattggttcggcagatctgcccgtaaactaatacaatgaaatggactgaacttcataaagcgcctttctacaaagttcttcaagttaatgtctcttataacCCATTCACGCACACACTAATATATTGGGGAAACAACAGGCACCaaaacaatgtatgtatgtaacttttaaagtgatgattataaatgtttactctttagtaagcaccaaaccaacgtatgtatttttctaatgctgagtgtttacagctactaatgtgtgtaacactgttactgtatgaaaatattgaaatattatatttaacatttaatctgtgtctataataaccagatcctgaaatgtagatgtgagatGAGGGTTTTTtcctgaataaagagcactaaccCTAACTAACCCACTAACCCTAACACGTatataaccagatcctgaaagtAGATTGagatgagggttttctgaataaagagcactaaccctaacacgttagtgctctttattcagaaaaccctcatctcacatctacattcaggatctggttatatagaccagattaaatgttaaatataaatatttcaatattatcatcacagtaacagtgttaccacacattagtagctgtaaacactcagcattaacaaaaatacatacgttggtttggtgcttacataaggagtaaacattataatcatcactttaaaagttacatacgttgtttttgggcctggtttgtttcccagatatatgtatgtgtgttgaatgggtgtgtataagagacattaacttgaagaacttgtagaaaggcgcttttgaagttcagtccatttccttgtattagtttacgggcagatctgcccgaaccaatatggcgggCGCCgttacgtacgattcagcgctcaatgcggcgtctatgtatatagtcTATGGTtagcagggtgttttgctttgaggtgaatgttaagtcgtgttacttctgtggaatttaaattcggctttgcaaactgtgcaaattaccttgtttttgtccaacgagccgtcgggcaactttttaaaatgaaatgttccccctaaaagtccgtccttatccatctttccgccatagactcttctttagttaggatagatcatagacatatacatagacgccgcattgagcaggttggtccgttgctgcgatacgttaacgtgtccgccatattggatgtggcagatctgcccgtaaactaatacaagcagggccggttttagctatgggcaatgtctgggcgcagtctccgtgagggctttaagttaatgcctcttatacacccattaacacacacacactaatatatctgggaaacaaagctctactttgccacatccaaaatggcgaccgccaccggaagtaaacaaaaccgcgttaattgcgttaattttttttaacgcgttaattctttaaaattaatcgacaaaattaacgcgttaattttgacagcactaatttGAACTCAAACCTTTAACCAttgctgttaaaaataaatgttctttggaaagggaaatgaaaaacagaaacatgcagcCTGCTGATTAGAATATCTGATTTAATGAAATAGAttatacacaaaaaacaaccaaccatGAAGCTTTTAACTCCTTTTTGGTGCAGCTTcatcactgttttctttctctgtgatgaatcatcacattacatttttattaactgtCTTTTAACATCAACATTGTAAACATTTTTCTcgataaaaatatctttaaaaaagcaaTAACATTACAACATGTACTAAATCAGAACAAATAAAGCAGTCATTTGCAGGCTCAAGTCCATGTGGACAATGAGTGCGCACACTTTAGTCATCGTTTTGGAGAAGCACACTATATTAGGCTAGATATAGATGATTCAACAGTCAGTGCTCACTGGAAGTAGGAATTAGGCTGTTGGTACATGCCTCCCACTGGCCGTTTCCAAAATCCCCATGACTACAGGAAACAACAACGATCTCAGAGCCTGCGCCCTACATGCTTAAAATATATTGACGGCCTTTGCTATGTTTCATCTGTTCCACTGAAACAGCCCGCAAACTTCCACTCTCCTTACAGCACTACACCTTTGACTCTCCCTAATCAAGTTGAATTAGTCGGAACCAAttgacttttattatgaagtagtcacaaaataaaaaatgcatctaCAAAATAAGACATTGTTTTGGGCATCACTTTACAATGGATCAGTTTGAAATATGTCAAAATTTAAACAATGTATCATCCTTAGTAAGTGGGCATTTAGGCATGAACCAGCCTCTGAGATACATTCCATGCAATTACAATGAATTACCATTCACTGTGATAGAGAAAGGTGTTGTGGTGAGCAGGTTTGCAGCACATATGGCAAGATTTGCTCGATGTGCATTGCAAAAAACCTCACGAGAGAGACCTAAGTGGATGTCACGCAATATGCTGACGATTAacgttcatgttgtgtttgtcttgaCCCAGCCTTCACAGAAATTCAATTCAGAGCTTCTTTAATCAACTTCTTACCACTACCAAAACCAATTTGTCGATGAACTGCatcaataaaaaagacaaacctcGAGAGGTGGCATAAGTTTCATTGTGGACTAGAGTTTCAAAACATGTTCTCTACAGGACAAACAGGGGAGATTTGCAACACAGCTAATCAAAGTGCAGATACCAAATAGCAACAGATACACATCTGTTTTGAAATCAGTTATTTCagctttgttattatttttggtgaaactctgTCAGTACTTGTACTTCATCAATCTCCACAGAGACAATCCAAAAAGAATACAAACTCTTACAACTTTCCTTTAAACCCTTGGTTTGCTTAACCCTCGGCTGTCCTAAGAAACAAAGAGCTCCCTGCCTACAGATCATTTGGTGTAGTTTTCGTGGACATATTGGTTCCAGTATGTTGACTGACAGAAATATGCTTCCTTAACCTTGGGAAACGGTTGACTAACATTAGTCTGAAATAGTTCTGAAACTTTCTCCCAACGAATGTGTAGAAAATAGGACTAATGCAAAAGTAAATGTAGGCAAGGTTACGAGTGATATGAAGAGCATAACCTAAATTTTCCAAGTCTTTACATTTGTGGGCTCCACTATCATGCATCAGTTGTACAATGTTGTATGGGGTCCAGCACACAAAGAATAACACCACAATAACGAATATCAACCTGACTGTCTTAAACTTGGTGACAATCTTCGATGTTAAGACGGTGATAGCAATCCTAATGTAGCAGTAAATGATAACAgccagaggaaagaggaagaaaagaaaaatctgaaggTAAAATCCAAATAATCTCAGCTTCTTCAAATCATTTTCTGTAGTATGCTCTTCACAGTATGTCTTGTTGTCAATGCTATAGTTAAAAGATTTATGGATAATCATCTGTTTGACACACGCCAAGCTGGTGACCAGCCACACCACAACGCAGGAGGCTATTGCATATTTTCGATTTCTCATTCGTGATGCACCCAAGGAGTACACAACTGCAAGGTGTCGGTCAAAGGTCAAAAGAGCTAGAAAGAGGACAGAGCTGTAAATTCCCATGTAGTAGACAGTACTGACAATCTTGCACATGGCACTGCCAAAGATCCATTCAGAGCGTTGCATGTAGACTGCCAAGAAGGGAAGGCTGCTCACAAAGATCAGGGAGGACACCACCAGGTTCAACAGGAATATGTTGGTCACAGTGGTCAGCTTCTCAAACCTAGGAGATGATCATTTAAACAGAtgtagagaaaaaacaaaatgcttgtGAGTCAGCATTTTTGACATAAATAGAGATAAGTGATATCTCAGCATCTGTAGATTCTTTGGCTGCAGCATTGACGGTATATATAGTGGACAGAGCTTCTAGGTCTGTGTAGTGAAACCAAAGGTCAAGTGGCTTAAACCTGCATTGTTTGTaatgaccagcagggggcagcttTATTaggtgcaataaaaaaaagtctgatttcaTTCATGGAAACATGAGCCTACTTCTCACTTGATCACTTGATAACTCattaaacagtttcctcatgagtcTCAATAGTTATTTTACATCTTCTTTCACTCAGCATGACATTCACTGTGTAAATTATGGTTCTATTTAGAGTGTAGATGATAAATCAGGGTTGCTTTGTGGATTGGCTAGTGTTTGGTCTGTCCAGCAGAATCACAAAACTCAGACCAAACTGCCAAACTAGGGAGTGCAGATCAAATATGAATAGGTCAgaacagtttctgtttctgccaaTTTTGCTCCTTtaattttttacacatttacatattttagtgTACTGTTTAGCTTTAGCTTTAACCCATTGTACATGTGAGATCTGTATACATTGCTTGTAGtcaattcagcttttttttcagGAAGTTTACCTACTGAATAATATTCCTAGTATGACTTGATCTTATCTTATTTCTGACCTGATGACATCTACAGTCAAACCCACCCATGTCCCAACTCAGTCTCAAACTGAAACCTGTCATAGAACGGCTCTGTCCATTCTGCATCCTAAATGCCAGGTTATGGTGTTTAGTCATGCTAAAAATTAGTTTGCACTGCTGCTGAATTGTCTTGCATGATGTTGGGGGGAGTTTCTTATATTTTATCCTCATTTGAAATAAATTGGgtaatttatttcaaatactGTAAGGTTAGACAAAATATGGTGCTAAAATGAGGCCTTCAATACAGAATCATAAAAACATCTGCCTCGTGCCAAATACTTTTTTACACATTAGAAGTCCTCATTGCAATTAGAAGGAGAAAGTcacggtgaaaaaaaaaattacaaatgatTCTTAACTACTAATTCTTCTGTAAGTTTGCTTCATTGAGACACCTTTTCTTGCATactctgcttttaaatgttaCCAAAATAATGACATATAAGTAGAGCCcttaaataatgttaatgtaaaaGTTTAGCTTGGATTGGAGTGGTAAATAGGGGTTGAATGATCTTTCTCTGGCCTTACAAAAGTTGTATGCAGTCACTGCTGAGACAGTTCAGTAGTGCTAATGCAGTcgttcttctgttttttcatcatttctgacCTCCTTGAGGACTGCTTGCTGAGTTATACTGCACTTGTTCATACCACCAGTAATTATGAGTGTTTCCAAATTGACCAGCACTCAAAGGTTAAGGATTACTCTATAATCTAAATTTAtactgagtaaaaaaaataaaaataaaaaataaaacgtatagTATTAAGTATAAGAAAGTTAACAGTAGTTAATAATACCTGTTCCATTGAGGAGAAATCATACACTTGCTACGCCCAACTGCTTGAcctcctccattttttttttatgacttctACAATATGTACAGTACTGGAGTTTTTTGTTAGATCACTCACCGATGGATGATAACCAGAACCAGCACATTGAAGCAGACACTGAAGAGGAACATAAAGTAGAAGAGGATGGATAGATGAGCTCCCACAATGTTGTCTCTTTCCCGAAGGCATACAGGGATAGGCGTCGACGTATCGTTGTAGTCATAGTCACCATATTCACTCGTTGTAGTTTCCATCTTTATCTCAAATGTTGGCAAGAAAACctgtcagaaacagaaatgcagCCATCAAACATAGCATCGGCAACATGATGCAGTTAGTATAAATTTCAAATTATAAAACAATCCTATCCATTAGAAATGCTTTAAGGTATATTAAATCCTGCATGCAAGCTGCTGTTCTGCATGCCAATAAGCAGAGCTAGAAAACATTGCCTTTAATGGAGAAGCTCAAAGGAGCgcagaaataatataatacaagCTGAGCTAATTTACCGCCTGGTCAGCTGAGGAGCTTCTGCTTGTTGTCTCACTCTTGAAGGCCACAGCTGGCTAAC
This genomic interval carries:
- the LOC113744504 gene encoding C-C chemokine receptor type 1-like, with product METTTSEYGDYDYNDTSTPIPVCLRERDNIVGAHLSILFYFMFLFSVCFNVLVLVIIHRFEKLTTVTNIFLLNLVVSSLIFVSSLPFLAVYMQRSEWIFGSAMCKIVSTVYYMGIYSSVLFLALLTFDRHLAVVYSLGASRMRNRKYAIASCVVVWLVTSLACVKQMIIHKSFNYSIDNKTYCEEHTTENDLKKLRLFGFYLQIFLFFLFPLAVIIYCYIRIAITVLTSKIVTKFKTVRLIFVIVVLFFVCWTPYNIVQLMHDSGAHKCKDLENLGYALHITRNLAYIYFCISPIFYTFVGRKFQNYFRLMLVNRFPRLRKHISVSQHTGTNMSTKTTPNDL